One Candidatus Aminicenantes bacterium genomic window carries:
- a CDS encoding S41 family peptidase, giving the protein MKRCAAILVSLLLIGTAAWAQSADEFVKQAGQAYGRKQFAQSAALYEKAFAAGSDDYGAAYEAACCYALIGGRDRAFEFLKKAGELGWSDADHARKGTDLESLRTDPRWEPVLAVFEKNAKYVQAMWDSPAWSVPYAEELSEETRIAGLSRFWSEVKYNFAFPEKLAALDWDALYIRFIPRVRAARSTAEYYQVLRELCAKLQDGHTYIIMPLEYSKTRAGWMGLRTRFIEGRVLVDRVYDPEIGKMGIARGMEIVKIDGLPVRSYAEKYVLPLKSSSTPQYLDILAYERSLLNGELAEPVKLTLATADGRTIERTVRRLSLPEIDRLAPDPAPFEFRMLPGNIAYIALNSFQDDATVDEFLKRFPEFSASETLILDLRENGGGNSNIGYRVMAVLAREPFIGEYWSTRDYKPAFRSWGRPDRLYVEAAEREPIDPDHHYAGQVVVLTSARTFSAAEDFLVAFDQSGRGTMIGEPSGGSTGNPLRFSLPSGGAGFVCSKHNTYADGREFVGVGVKPQIMTYPTVADYRAGRDTVLERAVAEIGKRPSKKPGK; this is encoded by the coding sequence GTGAAAAGATGTGCCGCGATTCTTGTCTCCCTCCTCCTCATCGGCACGGCCGCCTGGGCCCAGAGCGCCGATGAATTCGTCAAGCAAGCCGGCCAAGCCTATGGCCGCAAGCAGTTCGCCCAATCCGCGGCCCTGTACGAGAAAGCCTTCGCCGCCGGATCCGACGACTACGGCGCCGCCTACGAGGCGGCCTGCTGCTACGCCCTCATCGGTGGCCGGGATAGAGCCTTCGAGTTCCTGAAAAAAGCCGGGGAGCTCGGCTGGTCCGATGCCGATCACGCCCGGAAGGGCACCGATCTCGAATCGCTCCGGACCGACCCGCGATGGGAACCGGTTCTGGCGGTCTTCGAGAAGAACGCCAAGTACGTGCAGGCGATGTGGGATTCGCCGGCTTGGAGCGTTCCCTATGCCGAAGAGCTGTCGGAAGAGACACGGATCGCCGGGTTGTCCAGGTTTTGGTCCGAGGTCAAGTACAACTTCGCCTTTCCCGAGAAGCTGGCCGCCCTGGACTGGGACGCCCTTTACATCCGCTTCATCCCCCGGGTCCGGGCCGCGCGCTCCACGGCCGAGTATTACCAGGTCCTTCGGGAGCTCTGCGCGAAGCTCCAGGACGGCCACACTTATATCATCATGCCCCTGGAATATTCGAAAACTCGGGCTGGGTGGATGGGCCTCCGGACCCGCTTCATCGAGGGTCGGGTCCTGGTGGACAGGGTCTATGATCCCGAGATTGGGAAGATGGGCATCGCCAGGGGCATGGAAATCGTCAAGATCGACGGGCTCCCGGTGCGTTCGTACGCAGAAAAATACGTGCTTCCGCTTAAATCCTCCTCCACGCCGCAGTACTTGGACATCCTGGCCTATGAGCGGTCTCTGCTGAACGGGGAGCTCGCCGAACCGGTCAAACTGACTCTGGCGACGGCAGACGGACGAACGATCGAACGGACCGTCCGACGCCTCTCTTTGCCGGAGATTGATAGGCTTGCGCCGGACCCGGCGCCCTTCGAATTCCGGATGCTGCCGGGGAATATCGCTTACATCGCCTTGAACAGCTTCCAGGACGATGCGACCGTCGACGAGTTTTTAAAACGCTTCCCGGAGTTCTCCGCGTCCGAGACCCTGATTCTCGACCTGAGGGAAAACGGCGGCGGCAATTCCAACATCGGTTACAGGGTCATGGCCGTCTTGGCCAGGGAGCCGTTTATCGGCGAGTACTGGTCGACCCGCGACTATAAACCGGCTTTCCGGTCCTGGGGCCGCCCCGATCGTCTCTACGTCGAAGCGGCTGAACGGGAGCCCATTGACCCGGACCATCATTATGCGGGGCAGGTGGTCGTCCTGACGAGCGCCAGGACTTTCTCCGCGGCCGAGGACTTTCTCGTCGCTTTCGACCAGAGCGGACGGGGAACGATGATCGGGGAACCGAGCGGCGGCAGCACCGGTAATCCGCTCCGCTTCAGCCTTCCGAGCGGGGGCGCGGGATTTGTCTGCTCCAAGCACAACACCTATGCCGACGGTCGGGAGTTCGTGGGAGTCGGCGTCAAGCCGCAGATCATGACCTATCCCACGGTTGCCGACTACCGGGCCGGCCGAGACACTGTTCTTGAAAGGGCCGTGGCGGAGATCGGAAAACGGCCGTCGAAGAAGCCAGGGAAATAA